The following are encoded together in the Maniola jurtina chromosome 27, ilManJurt1.1, whole genome shotgun sequence genome:
- the LOC123879185 gene encoding uncharacterized protein LOC123879185, translating to MARLTEEMVIARSKQSDLSAIKKLNCWGAELGDVSLLRRMPNVEVLALSINKIRSLVDFASCRRLRELYVRKNEIRDLAEIRHLRHLPDLTSLWLDENPCTLHPEYRMTVLKNLPNLEKLDNVVVHPEEVQEAIRKGVHIPDSDDEGYPQQESFGGYRRQRSCESSPEREEPPRHAPHPAHPAHRHEQWAQASDSSAEPEPAAEAEPQHQCAASPTRRVSPDADDRYERFDHPTPASAMTTSHYEPRGPRSPDASMRHSVSAHSVKDYSYGLNGEWRHALPSPHHDHASERGDRSETFSVRGEWERDRDRERDSARDRDREYPSAVMAEHRGFTRRPVARNSNLLSAVLCLVKELDYPSLEVAEMAVRCRMDELANTH from the exons GGGCGCGGAGCTGGGCGACGTCAGCCTGCTGCGCCGGATGCCCAACGTGGAGGTGCTCGCTCTCAG CATCAACAAGATCCGTTCGCTGGTGGACTTCGCGAGCTGCCGGCGCCTGCGCGAGCTGTACGTGCGCAAGAACGAGATCCGCGACCTCGCCGAGATCCGGCACCTGCGCCACTTGCCCGACCTCACCAGCCTGTGGCTGGACGAGAACCCCTGCACGCTGCATCCCGA GTACCGGATGACAGTGTTGAAGAACCTCCCGAACCTCGAGAAACTGGACAATGTCGTCGTACATCCAGAAGaa GTACAAGAAGCTATCCGGAAAGGCGTCCACATTCCAGATTCAGACGACGAAGGTTATCCGCAACAA GAATCGTTCGGCGGGTACCGCCGGCAGCGCTCGTGCGAGTCGAGCCCGGAGCGCGAGGAGCCGCCGCGCCACGCCCCGCACCCCGCGCACCCCGCGCACCGCCACGAACAG TGGGCGCAGGCCAGCGACAGCTCCGCGGAGCCCGAGCCCGCAGCGGAGGCCGAGCCGCAGCACCAG TGCGCGGCGTCGCCCACGCGGCGCGTGTCGCCCGACGCGGACGACAGGTACGAGAGGTTCGACCATCCCACGCCCGCCTCCGCCATGACCACCTCACACTACGAG CCGCGCGGGCCGCGCTCGCCGGACGCGTCCATGCGCCACTCGGTGTCGGCGCACAGCGTCAAA GACTACTCGTACGGGCTGAACGGCGAGTGGCGCCACGCGCTGCCCTCCCCCCACCACGACCACGCCAGCGAGCGCGGCGACAG AAGTGAAACATTCTCAGTGCGCGGCGAGTGGGAGCGGGACAGGGACAGGGAGCGGGACAGCGCGCGGGACAGGGACAGAGAGTACCCGTCCGCGGTCATGGCGGAACATCGCGGGTTTACACGACGACCTGTCGCGAGG AACTCGAACCTGCTGTCGGCCGTGCTGTGCCTGGTCAAGGAGCTGGACTACCCCAGCCTCGAGGTCGCCGAGATGGCCGTCAG ATGTCGAATGGACGAGTTGGCCAACACCCACTGA